The window GGCCATCAGGACCTCGGCCTCGGGGAGGGTGGCGAGGAGGGCCTGGATCCTGGCCTCCACCTCCCCGAGAAGCCCCTTCACGCAGGCCAGCTCCTTCTGGAGGAGGGCGAGGACCTCCTTGCTCCCCGCCCACTCCGCCGCCTCCATCTGGTTGAGGATGGTCCTTTCCCGCCCGGCCAAGTCCTCCCGGTAGCCCACCAGGGCTTTGAGCTCCCGGAGGGTTTCTGGGGGTAGGGTGTAGGCCCGGAGGTCTTCGTGGTAGACCTGGGCGTAGCGGGCGAGGAGGAGGGCGTCTTGGCGGTCGGTCTTCTGGCGTTCTCCCTTGGCCTTGCGGAAGGCGGCGAGGTGGTAGGGGTTGACCAGGGCCACCTGGAGGCGGTTTTCTGCCAGGAGCTTGAGGAGGGGGAGGTGGTAGGCGCTGGTGGGCTCCAGGGCGACCCAGGCGGGGTTGTGGTGGGCGAGGGCGGCGAGGAGGGCTTGACGGCCTTCAGGGGAGTTGGGGAAGCGGAGGCGGGTGGGTTTGGGGGAGTTGGAGACGAGGGCCAGGTCCAGGTGGGTTTTGCTGACGTCAATGCCGGCGAAGGTCATGGGCTCTCTCCTTTTGGTAACCTGAGGGAGGTGGCCACCCGACCCTGTGGGCCTTCCATGTGGATGCGGTCTTTGACGACCGGGATACTGTGCGGCGGGGAGGCCGGGGTGGGTGGCTACCGATCAATCCCGCGGGCGTGGTGGCCCGGCAACCGGGGCGGTGGGGCCTCCCTCAGGGGGCAAGATACATGCGACTCGGTTATGGCCCTCCAAAAGGCCCTTGTCTTCTCCAGTTGCAAGGGATTGAGCCCCGTAAGGGGATTGCGACCACCTCACCTCCACTCGCTTATCACGCGCCTCCACCAATGGTTGCAAGGGATTGAGCCCCGTAAGGGGATTGCGACGGGGTCATAGATCCAGTCCCTAGGCGGGCCGAGGCGAATCCGTTGCAAGGGATTGAGCCCCGTAAGGGGATTGCGACTTGCTGATTGTGAATGATGCCCATTCCTCCTTAGAAGGAAGTTGCAAGGGATTGAGCCCCGTAAGGGGATTGCGACGCTCGTCACGGGAAGCGCAAAAAGGTAGCTCCTAAGGGTTGCAAGGGATTGAGCCCCGTAAGGGGATTACTGTCTTGCCCATCAAGCGACCCCTTTGTCGTGGGTGAAGGCCTGTACCCCTCGCGCTAGGAGGCTTTCACGCAGGCCCCGGCGCGCCTGCCCACCCACCTTCCGGGCCCTTTCCCAAAGGGGCGCTCCCAGAAAAGGGGCCCGGGCGGTTCGGCGCCCGGGCCTTCGCGTCGTTCCAAATCTGGGGCTCTTTAGAGGACCAGGGTGCCCGCCCCCACGGCGCTTAGGGTGGGGGCCTCGAGGTCCAGGCGGTGGGCCAGGACCTTCCCCTTCCTTTCCCGGAGGAGGGGGAGGAGGCTTGCCACCACCTCCACCCCGTCTATGCGGGTGGGGTTGGCCCCCAGGAAGGCGAGGGCGGCCTCCGGCTCCCCTTCCGCGAGCCTTTCCAGGAAGCCCAGGTCCCGCCTCCTCGCCTCCTCCGCCAGGGTGCGGGTGAGGGGGGTGTCCCCGAAGCGGGGCCCCACGTGGGAGAGGTCCACGGCGAGGACGAGAAGGCCCGGGAAGTCCCGCAGGACCACCTTCAGGGCCTCCCCGAGCTCCGGGCTTCGCCTGGCCACGAGGAGGGGGAGGACGCGGGCCTCGGGGAACCGCCCCTTCAGGAAGAAGAGGGGAAGCTCCAGGCTGTGCTCCTCCCGGAAGGCGAGGGGCGTGTTGAAGAGCTCAAAGGGAAGGAGGGCGTCTAAGGCCTGGAGGGCGGGAAGGTCCGGCAGGGCGGGGCCGAAGGGGGTCTGGAAGGGCACGGGAAGGGCGGCGGCCTTCTCCTTCAGCGGCCTGTGGGCGACCCCCACCAGGTAGATGCGCTCAGGGGGCGGGGTCTTCTCCAGGGCGGCGAGGGCCGCCCCGTAGACCTCGGGGACGCGGGAGGGCTCCAGGTGGGGCATGAGGAGGACCCGGGCCTCCTCGCCTTCCCCCGGGTAGCTCGCCCGGAAGGCCTCGAGGAAGGCCCGGGCCTCCCGCTCGCCCTCGGGATAGGAGAGCCCGGCGAGGCGCATGGGCCGCTCCCGCTTGAGCTTTTCCTCCTCCTCTTTGAGCCTCGCCTCCACCTTCTCCGTGAGGAGGAGGCCCGCCTCCTCCAGGGCCTTCGCCAGGTCTTCCAGCTCCTTCTTCGGCACCAGGACCCCGTGGCGCTTGAACACCTCCTCCTGCACCTCCTCCAGGGTCCTCCCCTCCATGAGGGAGAGGAGGAAAAGCCCGCCCTCGGTGAGGGCCAGGGGCTTCTCGTAGACCCCGTAGGGGTCGGAGACCAGGAAGCCCCCCTCAATGGGGGTGATCTGGGGTTCCCGAAGCCTGAGCCTCCCTTCCACCCCTCCAATATAGGAGAAAGGCCCGGGCCTCCTCCTTGGTCCCCACCCGGCCTTCGGCCTGGGCCTCGAGGAGGGCCTTTAGGGCCCTTCCCACCTCGGGGCCTTCTTGGAGGCCCAGAAGGGCCATCACCTCCTCCCCGGAGAGGAGGGGCCTTTGCGGCAGGGGGTCTTTCAGGACCTCTTCGTAGCGCCCGAGCACCTCCCAGGCCTCGCGCTCCACGCCCCTCGTGGCCAGGCGGTCCGCCGCCATGAGGTAGACGAGGTCCGGGAGGAGGTCCTGGCGCCTCAGGAAGAAGCGGCGCAGGGCCTTCCTCTCCTCGGGGAGGCGGTCCATGTGGCGGCGCACCAGGCCCGCCGCCCGCTCCACCACCTCCTTGGGGAAGCGGAGCCAAAAGAGGCTTGCCCGGGCGATCTCCGCCCCCACCTCGGCGTGCCCCAGGAAGCGGAAGCGGCCCACCTCGGGGTCAAAGCGGCGGGTGAGGGGCTTGCCCACGTCGTGGAAGAGGGCGGCGAGGCGGGCCTCGAGGGGGGCCTCGGGCCAGAGCCAGAGGAGGTGGAAGACCGCGCTCAGGGTGTGGTCCCAGGCGGGAAGGTGGTGCACCCCGCCCTGATGGAGGCCCACGAGGAGGGCGAGCTCGGGGAGGTAGACCCCAAGGAGCCCCACCCTCTCCAGAAGGCGCAGGCCGAAGGCCGCCCTCGGGGAGAGGAGGAGCCGGGCAAGCTCCTCCTTGACCCTTTCCCGCGCGGGGAGGGCCTCGGGGTGGGCCTGGAGGAACCGGGCGTGGCGGCCAAGGGCCTCCCGGGTCCTCTGGGGAAGCCCGAAGCCCAAGGTGGCGGCGAGGCGGACCCCCCGGAGGCTTCGCAGGTGGTCCTGGTAGAGGTTTTCCTCCCGCACGGGGACGAGGAGGCGCCGCCTCAGGTCCTCCTCCACCCCCTTTAGGCCGAAGACGGCGCCCCCCTTCCAGAGGAGGGCGTTCACCCGGTAGTCCCGCCGGAGGAGGTCCTCCTCCAGCCTCCCCTCCAAGGGGGTGAAGTCCAGGGTCCTTTCCCCCACCACCAGGCGGTAGTGGCCCCGCTTGGGGTCCAGGGGGAAGAGGCTTCCCCCGAGGCGCCTCTTTGCCTCCTCGGCCGCCCCTTCGGGGTCCAAGGCGGCGTAGTCCAGGTCCGTTGGCCTTCTTCCCAGGAGGAGGTCCCGCACCGCCCCGCCCACGGGGAAGGCGTCCTTGGGGGTATAAAAGGGGAAGTCCATATGGGCCACGAGGCGAAGCACCCCATTATTATCGGCATCACCGGGAACATCGGCAGCGGCAAGAGCACCGTGGCCGCCCTCCTCAGGTCCTGGGGCTACCCCGTCTTGGACCTGGACGCGCTCGCCGCCCGGGCCCGGGAGAACAAGGAGGAGGAGCTGAAGCGCCTCTTCCCCGAGGCGGTGGTGGGGGGGAGGCTGGACCGGAGGGCCCTCGCCCGGCTCGTCTTTTCCGACCCGGAGAGGCTCAAGGCCCTCGAGGCCGTGGTCCACCCGGAGGTCAGGCGGCTTCTTATGGAGGAGCTTTCCCGCCTAGAGGCCCCCCTCGTCTTTCTGGAGATCCCCCTCCTCTTTGAGAAGGGGTGGGAGGGGAGGCTCCACGGGACCCTCTTGGTGGCGGCCCCCCTGGAGGAGCGGGTGAGGCGGGTGATGGCGCGCTCGGGGCTTTCCCGGGAGGAGGTCCTGGCCCGGGAGCGGGCCCAGATGCCCGAGGAGGAGAAGCGCAAGCGGGCGACCTGGGTCTTGGAGAACACGGGGAGCCTCGAGGACCTGGAAAGGGCCTTGAAGGCGGTCCTGGCCGAGCTCACCGGGGGGGCCAAAGGAGGGCGAGGCTGAGGGCGAGGGCGAAGAGCAGGTGGGCTTGGCCCCCGCCGAGGAGGAGGGCGGCGAGGGGCAGGGCCAGGGCGAAGGCGAGGAGGGCGGGGTGGGCTTTGCGGCTTCCGAGGAGGAGGACGCCTGCGGGAAGGCCCGCCAGGAGGAGGAGCCTCGGGTCCACGGCGAAGAGGACGCCCAGGGGGGCGAGGAGGCTTCCCGCCCGCCGGAGGCCGAGCCAGGGGCTTAAGGCGTGGGCGAAGGCCGCGGCGGCCCCCGCCGCCAGGCCCCCGGTGTAGTCCCGGGCCAGAAACTCCCCCAGGGCCACGGCGAAGACCCCCTTGGCGAAGTCCAGGAGGAGGACGAGGCCCGCGGGGACGGGGCCGAGGCGCCAAAGCGGCTCCCTCCCCGACCACGCCTTGCCCTGGAGGGCGGCGAACCAGAAGGCGAAGGGAAGGCTTCCCATGAGGTAGCCCGCAAGGAGGGCGGCGGCCATGCCCCCATGCTAGACAAAAGGCGCCCTTCTGCCTATACTAGAGGGCGCTGCGGGGAGTAGCGCAGCCCGGTAGCGCACCTCGTTCGGGACGAGGGGGTCGCTGGTTCAAATCCAGTCTCCCCGACCAAGGGCCGGCCCACGGGCCGGCTTCCTTCTTTCGGGTGGGGTTTGCGAAGCCTCCTTGGGGCGGTAAGCTGAAGGGCGTGGTGCGGATCCTGGGCGGCAAGGCCCGGGGCGTGGCCTTGAAGGTGCCCGCCTCGGCCCGTCCCTCCCCGGTGCGGCTGAGGAAGGCCCTCTTTGACTACCTCCGCCTCCGCTACCCGCGGCGGGGGCGCTTCCTGGACCTCTTCGCGGGGAGCGGGGCCGTGGGCCTCGAGGCCGCCAGCGAGGGTTGGGAGGCGGTGCTGGTGGAGAAGGACCCCGAGGCGGTCCGGCTCCTCAAGGAGAACGTGCGCCGCACGGGCCTCGGGGCCCGGGTGGTGGCCCTCCCGGTGGAGGTCTTCCTCCCCGAGGCCAAGGCCCAGGGGGAGCGGTTCACCGTGGCCTTCATGGCCCCGCCGTACGCCATGGACCTCGCCGCCCTCTTCGGCGAGCTTCTCGCAAGCGGCCTGGTGGAGGCGGGGGGGCTTTACGTCCTCCAGCACCCTAAGGACCTCTACCTCCCCTTAGGGGAGCGGCGGGTCTACGGGGAGAACGCCCTCACCCTGGTGGAGGTCTAGATGCACGTGGTCTACCCTGGGAGCTTTGACCCCCTGACCAACGGCCACCTGGACGTGATCCAGCGGGCGAGCCGGCTCTTTGAGAAGGTGACCGTGGCCGTCCTGGAGAACCCGAGCAAGCGGGGCCAGTACCTCTTCAGCGCCGAGGAGCGCCTGGCCATCATCCGGGAGGCCACGGCCCACCTGGCCAACGTGGAGGCGGCCACCTTCTCCGGCCTCCTCGTGGACTTCGTGCGCCGGGTGGGGGCCCAGGCCATCGTGAAGGGGCTTAGGGCGGTGTCCGACTACGAGTACGAGCTCCAGATGGCCCACCTGAACCGCCAGCTCTACCCGGGCCTCGAGACCCTCTTCATCCTCGCCGCCACCCGCTACTCCTTCGTCTCCAGCACCATGGTCAAGGAGATCGCCCGCTACGGGGGGGATGTCTCCAAGCTCGTACCCCCGGCGACCCTGAGGGCCTTGAAGGCCAAGTTGGGCCAGTAGAATGCGGTCTATGTGGGCCCTTCTTTCCGTCGCGGACAAGCGGGGGATCGTGGACTTCGCCCGGGGGCTTGCGGAGCTTGGCTTCCGCCTCCTCGCCACGGGGGGGACCTACCGCGCCCTCCGCGAGGCGGGGCTTCCCGTGACCTACATCTCCGACTTCACCGGCTTTCCCGAGATCCTGGAGGGGAGGGTCAAGACCCTCCACCCCAAGGTGCACGCCGCCCTCCTCGCCCGCCCGGACCAGGAGGAGGAGCTTAAGGCCTTGGGGTTGGAGCGCATCGGGGTCTTGGCGGTGAACCTCTACCCCTTCCGGGAGACGGTGGCCCGGGGGGCCTCCTTTGCGGAGGCCCTGGAGCAGATTGACATCGGGGGCCCCGCCATGCTCCGGGCGGCGGCCAAGAACCACCAGGCGGTGCTTCCCGTGTGCGACCCCGAGGACTACCCCCGGGTCCTGGAGGCGCTCAAGGCGGGGCCCTCCCCGGACTTCCGCCAAAAGCTCGCCCGCAAGGCCTTCGCCCACACCGCCCTCTACGACGCCGCCATCGCCGAGTGGCTTTCCGGGGAGAAGTTCCCCGAGGAGAAGCTTTTGGCCCTCAGGCGGGAGGCCTCCTTGCGTTACGGGGAGAACCCCCACCAGGAGGCGGCCCTCTACCGGGTGGTGGGGGAGAGGGGGCCTCTGCTCGAGGCCCAGGTGCTTCAGGGGAAGGCCATGAGCTTCAACAACTACCTGGACGCCGAGGCCGCCTGGAACCTGGTGTCCGAGTTCGCCGAGCCCGCCTGCGTGGCCGTGAAGCACCAGAACCCCTGCGGCGTGGCCCTGGGGGAGACCCCCCTGGAGGCCTACCGGAAGGCCTACGAGGCCGACCCCGTCTCCATCTTCGGCGGCATCGTGGCCTTCAACCGCCCCCTGGACGGCCCCACGGCGGAGGCCCTGGCGGAGGTCTTCCTGGAGGTGGTCCTCGCCCCCTCCTTTAGCCCCGAGGCCCGGGCGGTCCTCGCCAGGAAGAAGAACCTCCGCCTCCTCCAGGTGCCCTTCCCTGCCCAAGGGCCCTACCTGGACCTGAGGCGCCTCCGGGGCGGGGTGCTCCTCCAGGACGCGGACACCGAGGACCCCGCGGAGCCCAAGGTGGTCACGGAGAGGGCCCCCACCCCGGAGGAGTGGCCCGACCTCCGCTTCGCCTGGAAGGTGGTGAAGCACGTGCGCTCCAATGCCATCGTGGTGGCCAAGGGGGGGATGACCCTGGGGATCGGGGTGGGGCAGACGAACCGCCTCGCCGCCGCCCGGCACGCCCTGGAGGCGGCCGGGGAAAGGGCCAAGGGCGCCGTCCTGGCCTCCGACGCCTTCTTCCCCTTTGACGACGTGGTCCGCCTCGCCGCCTCCTACGGCATCGCCGCCATCATCCAGCCCGGGGGGAGCGTGCGGGACCAGGACTCCATCAGGGCGGCGGAGGAGGCGGGGATCGCCATGGTCTTCACCGGCGTGCGCCACTTCCGCCACTGAGCCAGGAGCGGGCGGTTGTTTTGCCGGGGCCCCATGCCGGCGCAGACCGGCACGGGGTTTACTTCCCCACGCAGAAGTTCTGGAAGACCCGGGCCACCACCTCCTCCGCCACCTCCTTGCCCGTGAGGAGGGCGAGGGCCCGGGCCGCCTCCTCCAGGGCGAGGCCCATGAGGTCCTCGGGGAGGGAGAGGGCCTCCTCCAGGCGCTCCCTAGCCCGGAGGAGGGCTTCCACCTGGCGCTCGGTGAGGAGGACCTCCCCCCCCTCCCTCCCCAAAAGGGCCTCCCTTACCGCCTCCTTGAGCCGGTCCAGACCCTCTCCCGTGAGGCTGGAGACGGGGAGGAACTCCGGGTCCTCCCAGGCCGGGGGAAGGTCGCTCTTGGTGGCCACCTTCAGCGTCCTCGCCCAAGGCAGGGGGGGCGGGGCGGGCTTGGGCTGGGAGCGGTCCACCACGTAAAGGACCAGGTCGGCTTCCTCGGCGATTCCTAAGGCCCTCTCCACCCCCATCCGCTCCACGGGGTCCTCCGTCTCCCGCACCCCGGCGGTGTCCACGGCCACGAGGGGGATGCCGAAAAGCTCCAGGGGGGCCTCGAGGTAGTCCCGGGTGGTTCCGGGGATGGGGGAGACGAGGGCCCGCTCGTACCCCAAAAGGGCGTTGAGGAGGCTGCTCTTCCCGGCGTTGGGGGCCCCGATGAGGGCGAGCCTGGCCCCCTTCTGGGCCAGGCGGGAGGCCTTGGCCTGGGCGAGGAGGGCCTCCACCTCGGCGAGGACCTCCCGGATGGTCCTTTCCGCCTCCAGGGGCTCCACCCCCTCCTCGGGGTAGTCCAGGAGGGCCTGGATGTGGGCGAGGAGGTTTAGAAGCCGGTTCTCCAAGGCCTCAATCCGGCGGGAAAGGGCCCCCTCCAGCGCCCTCAGGGCCTGCCTCCGGGCAAGCTCCCCTTCCGCCTCAATGAGGGCCAAGACCGCCTCCGCCTGGGCCAGGTCCATCTTGCCGTTCAGGTAAGCGCGAAAGGTAAACTCCCCGCGCCCCGCGGGCCTTGCCCCTTCCGCCACCAGGACCTCCATCACCCGGCGGAGCACCGCGGGAGAGCCGTGGGTCTGGAACTCCACCAGGTCCTCCCCCGTGTAGGAACGGGGGGCGCGGAAGACGAGGAGGATCGCCTGGTCAATGGCCTCCCCCGTCTTAGGGTCCACCACCTCGCCCAGGGCGAAGCGCCCGCCCTTAAGGCGCCTCGGGTCCTTACCCCGCCACACCCTTGCGGCGATCTCCAGGGCGCCCTCGCCGGAAAGCCGCACCACCCCGATGGCCCCCTTCCCGGGGGGGGTGGCGATGGCGCAGATGGGGTCTTTAAGGTTCACGCCCGGCGAAACTCCTCTTCGGTGATCCCCGCTTGTTTCAGAACGGTCTTAAAAAGACCCCAAGGTATCTCGCCGGAGTGCAGGGGCAGCACCACCTTTCGGCCGTCCGGGTGCACGTAGACCCGGTGTCCCCCTTTGCCCCGACGGGGGAGCGGCTTGAAACCTAGCCGCTCAAGCTTCCGGGCCACCTCGGAGGTCTTAGGCGGCATCCAGGGAAATCTGGGCCACGGTCACATCGGGAGGCGGGGCCTCCCCCAAGGCTTCCAAGGCCTCTAAGGCGGCTTCCAAGGCGTCCTTGGCGTTTTCCAGGGCCTCTTCCGGGGAGTGGCCGAAGGTGGCGCACCAGGGCAGGGCGGGCACCTCAGCAAGCCACACCCCTGGGGTCTCCGGGTCGGGGCGTAAGACGACGGTGTAGCGCATCCCTTTCATTCTACAAGGCCTTCCTCAGGGCCTCGAGGGTCTTTTCCACGTCCTCCTCCCTGTGGGCCACGGAGAGGAAGGCCGCCTCAAAGTTGGAGGGAGGCCAGTAAATACCCCGGTCCAAGAGGCCGTGGAAGAAGCGCTTGAAGAGCTCCGTGTCCGTGCGCCTGGCGTCCTGGAAGGTGACCACGGGGCCTTCCGTGAAGAAGACGGTGATCATGGAGCCCACCCGGTTCACCGTGTGGGGAAGCCCCTTCTCCTTGAGAACCTCCTTCAGGCCCGCCTCCAGCCTGGCCCCCAGGTCCTCTAGGTAAGCGTAGTAGCCGGGGTTCTCCTCCAAGAGCTCCAGGGTGGCGAGCCCCGCCGCCATGGCCAAGGGGTTCCCGGAAAGCGTCCCCGCCTGGTAGACGGGGCCCAGGGGGGCCACCTTCTCCATGATCTCCCGCCTCCCCGCGTAGGCCGCGGCGGGAAGCCCCCCGCCCAGGATCTTCCCCAGGGTGACGAGGTCGGGCTTAAGGCCGAGAAGCTCCGTGGCCCCGCCGAAGGCCAGGCGGAAGCCCGTCATCACCTCGTCGGCGATGAGGAGGACCCCGTAGGCCTTGGCCTCGTGGAGGGCCTTAAGGAAGTCCTCCGTGGGGACCAGGACCCCGGCGTTGCCGACCACGGGCTCAAAGATGATGGCGGCGATCTCCTCTCCCCGCCGCTTCAGCACCTCCCGCAGGCCCTCGGGGTCGTTGTACTCCAGGACCAGGGTGAGCTTGGCGTATTCCTCGGGCACCCCGGCGGAGGAGGGGACGCCCAGGGTGAGGGCCCCTGAGCCCGCCTCCACCAGGAGGCCGTCCGCGTGGCCGTGGTAGTTCCCCCGGAACTTGACGATGTAGGGCCTTCCCGTATACCCCCGGGCGAGGCGGAGGGCCGACATGGTGGCCTCGGTCCCCGAGTTCACGAAGCGCACCAGGTCCACAAAGGGGTAGGCCCGCTTGACCTTCTTCGCCAGGGCCACCTCCAGAGGGCTTGGCGCCCCGAAGGTGAGGCCCCTTTCCAAGGTCTCCCGCACCCGGGCGAGGACCTTGGGGTGGGCGTGGCCCAGGATCAAGGGCCCCCAGCTCATCACGTAGTCCAGGTAGCGGTTCCCGTCCGCGTCCCAGACGTAGGCCCCTTCGCCCCGCACCAGGAAGGGGGGGGTGCCGCCCACGGCCTTGAAGGCCCTGACCGGGCTACTCACCCCGCCCGGGATGTGCCGCTTCGCCTCCTGGAAGTAGGCCTCGGAGATGGGCCGCTCCATGCCCCCCACTCTAGCGGCTTTCCCCCGGGAAAGGGTAGCCTTGGAGGGATGAGCGGGTGGACCTACCTCTTCCTCGCCATCCTCTCCGAGATCCTGGCTTCCAGCGCCCTCAAGGCCTCCCAGGGCTTCAGCCGCTTCCTCCCGAGCCTCGTGGTGGTGGGGGGCTACGGCCTCGCCTTTTACTTCCTAAGCCTCTCTTTGAAGACCGTTCCCCTGAGCCTGGCCTACGCCGTCTGGGCCGGGGTGGGGACGGCGGCCATCGCCCTCATCGGGGCCTTTTTCTTCGGGGAGGCCATCTCCCCCAAGGGGTGGCTCGGCATCGCCCTGGTGGCGGTGGGGGTGGTTCTCATCCGCCTGGCGGACTAGGGGCGAATGGGCCTAAGCCCCAGGGCCTCGAGGTGGGCCAATAGCGGCCTCAGATCCAAGGCCCCTACGTAGAGAAGCGTCCGGAAGCCCAGGCCCCCCGCCTCCCGGAAAAGGTGGAGGCCGAGGAGGGGCGTCCGGGTGGCTTCCAAGGCCTCCAAAAGCGCCCTCAGACGGGGAAGGTCCGGCACCAGGACCTCGAGGGGGCTTGCCGGGGCCCCAGGGCGTAAGTGGTCCAGGAGACCCCTGAGCAGGTCAAAGGCCGTGACCAGGCCCACCAAGACCTCCTCTTCCACCACCGGAAGGGCGCCCACCCGGGCGGCCTCCATGCGGAAGGCCGCCTCCTCGGGAGACTCCTCCGGGTGGGCTTTGGGGAACTCCTGGAGGAAGCGGGCCACAGGAGCTTCCCACTGGGCCTGCACCGAAGCGGGGGCCCAAGGGGCGAGGAAGGGGCGGAGGTACCTCTCCCCCACCATGCCCCGGTAACGGCCCCCGTCCACCACGGGCAGGTAGCGCACCCCCGTCTGGACCAGAAGGCGGTGGGCCTGCCCCAGGGGCACCTGG of the Thermus thermophilus HB8 genome contains:
- a CDS encoding HDIG domain-containing metalloprotein, with product MDFPFYTPKDAFPVGGAVRDLLLGRRPTDLDYAALDPEGAAEEAKRRLGGSLFPLDPKRGHYRLVVGERTLDFTPLEGRLEEDLLRRDYRVNALLWKGGAVFGLKGVEEDLRRRLLVPVREENLYQDHLRSLRGVRLAATLGFGLPQRTREALGRHARFLQAHPEALPARERVKEELARLLLSPRAAFGLRLLERVGLLGVYLPELALLVGLHQGGVHHLPAWDHTLSAVFHLLWLWPEAPLEARLAALFHDVGKPLTRRFDPEVGRFRFLGHAEVGAEIARASLFWLRFPKEVVERAAGLVRRHMDRLPEERKALRRFFLRRQDLLPDLVYLMAADRLATRGVEREAWEVLGRYEEVLKDPLPQRPLLSGEEVMALLGLQEGPEVGRALKALLEAQAEGRVGTKEEARAFLLYWRGGREAQASGTPDHPH
- the mnmE gene encoding tRNA uridine-5-carboxymethylaminomethyl(34) synthesis GTPase MnmE; amino-acid sequence: MNLKDPICAIATPPGKGAIGVVRLSGEGALEIAARVWRGKDPRRLKGGRFALGEVVDPKTGEAIDQAILLVFRAPRSYTGEDLVEFQTHGSPAVLRRVMEVLVAEGARPAGRGEFTFRAYLNGKMDLAQAEAVLALIEAEGELARRQALRALEGALSRRIEALENRLLNLLAHIQALLDYPEEGVEPLEAERTIREVLAEVEALLAQAKASRLAQKGARLALIGAPNAGKSSLLNALLGYERALVSPIPGTTRDYLEAPLELFGIPLVAVDTAGVRETEDPVERMGVERALGIAEEADLVLYVVDRSQPKPAPPPLPWARTLKVATKSDLPPAWEDPEFLPVSSLTGEGLDRLKEAVREALLGREGGEVLLTERQVEALLRARERLEEALSLPEDLMGLALEEAARALALLTGKEVAEEVVARVFQNFCVGK
- a CDS encoding RsmD family RNA methyltransferase yields the protein MVRILGGKARGVALKVPASARPSPVRLRKALFDYLRLRYPRRGRFLDLFAGSGAVGLEAASEGWEAVLVEKDPEAVRLLKENVRRTGLGARVVALPVEVFLPEAKAQGERFTVAFMAPPYAMDLAALFGELLASGLVEAGGLYVLQHPKDLYLPLGERRVYGENALTLVEV
- the amrB gene encoding AmmeMemoRadiSam system protein B; translation: MEGRLRLREPQITPIEGGFLVSDPYGVYEKPLALTEGGLFLLSLMEGRTLEEVQEEVFKRHGVLVPKKELEDLAKALEEAGLLLTEKVEARLKEEEEKLKRERPMRLAGLSYPEGEREARAFLEAFRASYPGEGEEARVLLMPHLEPSRVPEVYGAALAALEKTPPPERIYLVGVAHRPLKEKAAALPVPFQTPFGPALPDLPALQALDALLPFELFNTPLAFREEHSLELPLFFLKGRFPEARVLPLLVARRSPELGEALKVVLRDFPGLLVLAVDLSHVGPRFGDTPLTRTLAEEARRRDLGFLERLAEGEPEAALAFLGANPTRIDGVEVVASLLPLLRERKGKVLAHRLDLEAPTLSAVGAGTLVL
- a CDS encoding glycerol-3-phosphate acyltransferase — protein: MAAALLAGYLMGSLPFAFWFAALQGKAWSGREPLWRLGPVPAGLVLLLDFAKGVFAVALGEFLARDYTGGLAAGAAAAFAHALSPWLGLRRAGSLLAPLGVLFAVDPRLLLLAGLPAGVLLLGSRKAHPALLAFALALPLAALLLGGGQAHLLFALALSLALLWPPR
- the coaD gene encoding pantetheine-phosphate adenylyltransferase; this translates as MHVVYPGSFDPLTNGHLDVIQRASRLFEKVTVAVLENPSKRGQYLFSAEERLAIIREATAHLANVEAATFSGLLVDFVRRVGAQAIVKGLRAVSDYEYELQMAHLNRQLYPGLETLFILAATRYSFVSSTMVKEIARYGGDVSKLVPPATLRALKAKLGQ
- the purH gene encoding bifunctional phosphoribosylaminoimidazolecarboxamide formyltransferase/IMP cyclohydrolase produces the protein MWALLSVADKRGIVDFARGLAELGFRLLATGGTYRALREAGLPVTYISDFTGFPEILEGRVKTLHPKVHAALLARPDQEEELKALGLERIGVLAVNLYPFRETVARGASFAEALEQIDIGGPAMLRAAAKNHQAVLPVCDPEDYPRVLEALKAGPSPDFRQKLARKAFAHTALYDAAIAEWLSGEKFPEEKLLALRREASLRYGENPHQEAALYRVVGERGPLLEAQVLQGKAMSFNNYLDAEAAWNLVSEFAEPACVAVKHQNPCGVALGETPLEAYRKAYEADPVSIFGGIVAFNRPLDGPTAEALAEVFLEVVLAPSFSPEARAVLARKKNLRLLQVPFPAQGPYLDLRRLRGGVLLQDADTEDPAEPKVVTERAPTPEEWPDLRFAWKVVKHVRSNAIVVAKGGMTLGIGVGQTNRLAAARHALEAAGERAKGAVLASDAFFPFDDVVRLAASYGIAAIIQPGGSVRDQDSIRAAEEAGIAMVFTGVRHFRH
- a CDS encoding type II toxin-antitoxin system HicB family antitoxin, which translates into the protein MRYTVVLRPDPETPGVWLAEVPALPWCATFGHSPEEALENAKDALEAALEALEALGEAPPPDVTVAQISLDAA
- a CDS encoding type II toxin-antitoxin system HicA family toxin — protein: MPPKTSEVARKLERLGFKPLPRRGKGGHRVYVHPDGRKVVLPLHSGEIPWGLFKTVLKQAGITEEEFRRA
- a CDS encoding DMT family transporter: MSGWTYLFLAILSEILASSALKASQGFSRFLPSLVVVGGYGLAFYFLSLSLKTVPLSLAYAVWAGVGTAAIALIGAFFFGEAISPKGWLGIALVAVGVVLIRLAD
- a CDS encoding IS110-like element IS1000B family transposase — protein: MTFAGIDVSKTHLDLALVSNSPKPTRLRFPNSPEGRQALLAALAHHNPAWVALEPTSAYHLPLLKLLAENRLQVALVNPYHLAAFRKAKGERQKTDRQDALLLARYAQVYHEDLRAYTLPPETLRELKALVGYREDLAGRERTILNQMEAAEWAGSKEVLALLQKELACVKGLLGEVEARIQALLATLPEAEVLMALPGVGPQVAAAVLALLPPELWGRAKRAASYAGLIPEREESGKSVERSRLSKKGPPLLRRKLYMGALVAVRHDPEMRAFYHRLLSRGKRKKQALVAVAHKLLRRMMGRLREYYATQLDQGVA
- the hemL gene encoding glutamate-1-semialdehyde 2,1-aminomutase; the encoded protein is MERPISEAYFQEAKRHIPGGVSSPVRAFKAVGGTPPFLVRGEGAYVWDADGNRYLDYVMSWGPLILGHAHPKVLARVRETLERGLTFGAPSPLEVALAKKVKRAYPFVDLVRFVNSGTEATMSALRLARGYTGRPYIVKFRGNYHGHADGLLVEAGSGALTLGVPSSAGVPEEYAKLTLVLEYNDPEGLREVLKRRGEEIAAIIFEPVVGNAGVLVPTEDFLKALHEAKAYGVLLIADEVMTGFRLAFGGATELLGLKPDLVTLGKILGGGLPAAAYAGRREIMEKVAPLGPVYQAGTLSGNPLAMAAGLATLELLEENPGYYAYLEDLGARLEAGLKEVLKEKGLPHTVNRVGSMITVFFTEGPVVTFQDARRTDTELFKRFFHGLLDRGIYWPPSNFEAAFLSVAHREEDVEKTLEALRKAL
- the coaE gene encoding dephospho-CoA kinase (Dephospho-CoA kinase (CoaE) performs the final step in coenzyme A biosynthesis.) — its product is MGHEAKHPIIIGITGNIGSGKSTVAALLRSWGYPVLDLDALAARARENKEEELKRLFPEAVVGGRLDRRALARLVFSDPERLKALEAVVHPEVRRLLMEELSRLEAPLVFLEIPLLFEKGWEGRLHGTLLVAAPLEERVRRVMARSGLSREEVLARERAQMPEEEKRKRATWVLENTGSLEDLERALKAVLAELTGGAKGGRG